From Pseudomonas sp. G2-4:
CTTCGAGCGGGCCCAGGCGGTCCAGGATGAAACCGACGCCGATTGGCCGGCCGATGAAGCGCTGGCGCCTTCGCTGTTTTCGCTGCTGCCGGCCTACGCCTTGAGTGAAATCAAAAGCGCCTTCAAGATCGGTTTCTACCTGTACTTGCCCTTCGTCATTGTCGACCTGGTGATCTCCAGCATCTTGCTGGCGCTGGGCATGATGATGATGAGTCCGGTGATCATTTCCGTGCCGATCAAGCTGGTGCTGTTTGTCGCCCTGGATGGCTGGGCGCTGCTGTCCACCGGGCTGGTCAAGCAATACCTGACCTTGCTGGCGTAGGCGCACCCATGAACGATCTGGTCTACGCCGGCAACAAGACTCTGTACCTGATCTTGCTGATGGTGGCCTGGCCAATCATCGTCGCCACGGTGGTCGGCCTGGTGGTCGGCTTGATCCAGACCGTGACCCAGTTGCAAGAACAGACCCTGCCGTTTGGTTTCAAGCTGATGGCGGTCGCCGCGTGCCTGTTTTTGCTCTCGGGTTGGTACGGCGAAACCCTGCTGGATTTTAGCCGCGAAGTCATCCGCCTGGCGCTGAGTTAGGTCGATGGCGGTGACGCTGTTCTTCGAGTTGTACGCCGGGTTCGCTGCCGCGCTGTTGGGCGTGGCGCGCCTGGCGCCGATTTTCTTCATGTTGCCGTTTCTCAACAGCGGCGTGCTGACCGGCGTGGCGCGCCAAGCGGTGATTGTCCTGGTGGCGCTGGGGTTCTGGGCCTACGTCGGCGTGCCAACGCCCGCCCTCGACAGCCTGGCGTTCCTCGGTTTGATGCTGCGGGAGGCGAGTATCGGCGTGCTGCTGGGGGTGCTGCTGTGCTGGCCGTTCTGGCTGTTGCATGCCATGGGCAACCTGATCGACAACCAACGCGGGGCCATGCTCAGCAGTACGGTGGATCCGGCGAACGGCGTCGACACGTCGGAGTTGGCGAATTTTCTCCAGTTGTTTGCGGCGGCGGTGTACCTCGAAGGTGGCGGCATGCTGTTGATGCTGGAAACCGTCGCGCAGAGCTATCGCATTTGTGCGCCGGCTAACGGCTGCGAGATGCACCTGTCGACTATCTATGAATTACTCGATGCGCTGGTGAGCAAGACATTGGTGATCAGCGCGCCAGTGGTGGCGACCTTGTTGGTCAGCGAGGCGCTGCTCGGTTTGCTCTCGCGGTATGCGCCACAGATGAATGCTTTCTCTGTGTCACTGACGGTCAAGAGTCTGGTGGCGTTGGTGGTGCTGATGCTGTATTTCGGCGCGCACCTGCCGGACGAAGTCCTGCGCATGGGCGGGATGTCCGATGGGCTGGCGCAGTATCTGGGTGGCGACGG
This genomic window contains:
- a CDS encoding EscS/YscS/HrcS family type III secretion system export apparatus protein translates to MNDLVYAGNKTLYLILLMVAWPIIVATVVGLVVGLIQTVTQLQEQTLPFGFKLMAVAACLFLLSGWYGETLLDFSREVIRLALS
- the sctT gene encoding type III secretion system export apparatus subunit SctT, which gives rise to MAVTLFFELYAGFAAALLGVARLAPIFFMLPFLNSGVLTGVARQAVIVLVALGFWAYVGVPTPALDSLAFLGLMLREASIGVLLGVLLCWPFWLLHAMGNLIDNQRGAMLSSTVDPANGVDTSELANFLQLFAAAVYLEGGGMLLMLETVAQSYRICAPANGCEMHLSTIYELLDALVSKTLVISAPVVATLLVSEALLGLLSRYAPQMNAFSVSLTVKSLVALVVLMLYFGAHLPDEVLRMGGMSDGLAQYLGGDGEDGHVIQRLED